The following proteins come from a genomic window of Pirellula staleyi DSM 6068:
- a CDS encoding dihydrodipicolinate synthase family protein gives MSSRLLGFTAATHTPFDASGQLRLEIVAKQAEHLQKQQIPRVFIGGTTGESHSLTADERKQLAAEWMKVTRGTPLEVVVHVGANSLEDCRALAAHAESVGARAIAALAPSYFRPRSVDLLVDSMQQIAAAAPATPFYYYDIPSMTGVNFPVAEFLQAARDKIPTLTGVKYTNSDLAGLQRCLKLDDGRFDVLFGCDEYYLAAATLGVQGGVGSTYNFAAPVYHRMLAHYAAGDLPAAREEQHRSVLLVELLVRYGFMAAAKTVMGFLGVEAGPARLPHANLTSEQKTTLRRELETLGFFSWIQ, from the coding sequence ATGTCCAGCCGACTTCTTGGATTCACAGCCGCCACGCACACGCCGTTTGATGCCAGTGGCCAACTCCGGCTCGAGATTGTCGCGAAGCAAGCAGAGCATTTGCAAAAGCAGCAGATTCCGCGCGTCTTCATCGGCGGAACGACTGGCGAGAGTCACAGCCTGACGGCCGATGAACGGAAGCAACTGGCAGCAGAATGGATGAAGGTGACGCGCGGCACGCCGCTTGAGGTGGTGGTGCATGTCGGAGCCAATTCGCTCGAAGATTGCCGGGCCCTGGCCGCGCACGCCGAGTCGGTTGGTGCACGAGCGATCGCCGCCCTTGCGCCGAGTTACTTTCGTCCACGCTCGGTCGACTTGCTGGTCGATAGCATGCAGCAAATCGCCGCCGCCGCTCCTGCGACGCCGTTTTACTACTACGACATTCCCTCAATGACAGGGGTCAACTTTCCGGTTGCCGAGTTCCTGCAAGCGGCGCGCGACAAGATTCCAACCCTCACCGGCGTAAAGTACACCAACTCCGATCTCGCGGGACTGCAGCGCTGCTTGAAACTCGACGATGGACGCTTCGATGTGCTCTTCGGCTGCGACGAATATTACTTGGCCGCCGCCACACTGGGAGTGCAAGGAGGTGTCGGAAGTACCTACAATTTCGCAGCACCTGTCTACCACCGCATGCTTGCGCATTACGCCGCTGGTGATCTTCCCGCCGCGCGCGAGGAGCAACATCGAAGTGTGCTGCTGGTGGAACTTCTGGTTCGCTATGGTTTCATGGCTGCGGCCAAAACCGTGATGGGTTTTCTCGGCGTCGAAGCTGGGCCGGCGCGATTGCCGCACGCGAATCTCACCTCTGAACAGAAAACGACGCTTCGTCGCGAACTCGAAACGTTAGGTTTCTTCTCATGGATCCAGTAG
- a CDS encoding serine/threonine protein kinase, with protein sequence MTLLTMIDWLLRLFRIRPATSTAGQGHLTFGATSVGRTISRTGLLLKKQLWIWPIIAFVILATVGFGIRIAIERTMKANLKSELETVLNIECAMLETWLKVQESNAQSMANDQQVRDVVAKIDAIYQSQNAPLTTEAAEAVPATNPALLNQLLAQLGQELAPGMSVHNFTGYILADKQQKILASSNTELIGRTFPEYEKFLSRVLEGEVIVTSPVASVVLLKDERGRVRTGVPTMLVVAPIRDSNLQVIGAIGFRIRPERDFTRILQLGRLGETGETYAINKEGLLVSNSRFDDKLILLGLIPDLEGSQSILTVSARDPGGDLTRGYRPQVRRAELPLTKAAESVIAGGSGVSLEGVNDYRGVPAVSAWQWLPKYEIGIITKVDYEEAYRPLSILQIAFFSIFALLALSSVAIFIFTLVVTRLQREAQKAAIEAKHLGQYRLEERLGAGAMGIVYRGHHAMLRRPTAIKMLHVEKVNEASIERFEREVQITCKLNNPNTVAIYDYGRTPEGVFYYAMEYLDGIDLQVLVNRYGPQPEGRVIHILKSICGSLYEAHSLGLVHRDMKPANVMINRRGGQSDVVKVLDFGLVRALDEAKSSREQGGLTGTPLYMPPEAIQTPDLVDARSDLYAVGAIGYFLITGQPVFQASSLVELCQLHVDAQPELPSKRLGKTISVELESAIMACLEKSRAKRPQTARDLATLLDRCATSRSWTIEEADAWWGRHERSAASDASGTASSASQSADTSASRSAPGASRTASSGFDQTIAGGNDPANS encoded by the coding sequence TTGACTTTGCTTACCATGATCGACTGGCTACTACGTCTCTTTCGCATACGTCCCGCCACTTCGACCGCCGGGCAGGGACATCTCACGTTTGGTGCCACGTCGGTTGGGCGCACCATATCACGCACCGGACTGCTTCTCAAAAAACAGCTCTGGATCTGGCCCATCATCGCGTTTGTCATCCTTGCCACGGTGGGGTTTGGCATTCGAATCGCGATCGAGCGGACCATGAAGGCCAATCTCAAGTCCGAACTCGAGACGGTGCTGAACATCGAGTGCGCGATGCTCGAAACCTGGCTCAAAGTGCAAGAGTCGAACGCACAGTCGATGGCCAACGATCAGCAAGTGCGCGACGTGGTGGCAAAAATCGATGCGATCTATCAATCGCAAAATGCGCCGCTTACCACAGAGGCAGCCGAAGCAGTCCCTGCGACCAACCCGGCGCTCCTCAACCAGCTTCTCGCGCAGCTGGGCCAAGAATTGGCGCCGGGCATGTCGGTTCATAATTTCACAGGCTATATCCTGGCCGATAAACAGCAGAAGATTCTTGCTTCATCGAACACAGAACTGATCGGGCGGACATTTCCCGAGTATGAGAAATTCCTCAGCCGAGTGCTTGAAGGGGAAGTGATTGTCACCTCACCAGTGGCCAGTGTCGTGCTACTGAAAGATGAACGAGGCCGAGTTCGCACCGGTGTCCCCACGATGCTGGTGGTGGCCCCGATTCGCGACTCGAATTTGCAAGTGATCGGCGCGATTGGTTTTCGGATTCGTCCCGAGCGTGATTTCACTCGCATTCTGCAACTCGGCCGACTCGGTGAAACGGGCGAGACCTACGCCATCAACAAAGAGGGTTTGCTTGTCTCGAACAGCCGCTTCGACGACAAGCTAATTCTGCTGGGGCTGATTCCCGATCTGGAAGGCTCGCAGTCGATTCTGACGGTCTCCGCGCGCGATCCAGGTGGCGACTTAACGCGAGGCTATCGGCCGCAAGTACGTCGCGCGGAACTCCCGCTTACCAAGGCTGCTGAGAGTGTCATCGCCGGCGGCTCTGGCGTGAGTCTGGAGGGGGTGAATGACTACCGTGGCGTGCCAGCGGTGAGTGCCTGGCAATGGCTCCCTAAATATGAAATCGGTATCATCACGAAGGTCGATTACGAAGAGGCGTACCGGCCTCTTTCGATCCTGCAGATCGCCTTCTTCTCGATCTTCGCGCTCTTGGCCTTGAGCTCGGTGGCGATCTTCATCTTCACCTTGGTGGTGACACGCTTACAGCGTGAAGCACAGAAGGCTGCGATCGAAGCGAAGCATCTTGGGCAGTATCGACTCGAAGAACGCCTCGGGGCGGGAGCGATGGGAATTGTTTATCGCGGACATCATGCGATGCTGCGCCGCCCTACAGCCATCAAGATGTTGCATGTCGAGAAAGTGAACGAGGCCTCGATCGAGCGTTTCGAACGCGAAGTGCAGATCACTTGCAAGCTGAACAATCCCAATACCGTGGCGATCTACGACTACGGCCGGACTCCGGAAGGGGTGTTTTATTATGCGATGGAGTACCTCGACGGGATCGACCTGCAGGTTCTCGTGAATCGCTACGGTCCACAGCCGGAAGGACGTGTGATTCATATCCTCAAGTCGATATGCGGTTCGCTCTACGAAGCGCATTCTCTGGGACTTGTGCATCGCGATATGAAGCCAGCCAACGTGATGATCAATCGCCGTGGCGGTCAGTCGGATGTGGTGAAAGTGCTCGACTTCGGACTGGTCCGAGCGCTCGATGAAGCCAAGAGCTCGCGTGAGCAGGGGGGCTTGACCGGCACACCTCTCTACATGCCCCCCGAGGCGATTCAAACGCCCGATCTTGTCGATGCCCGCAGCGATCTCTACGCCGTGGGAGCGATCGGCTATTTTTTGATCACCGGTCAGCCGGTGTTTCAAGCCAGTTCGCTCGTTGAGCTTTGTCAGCTGCATGTCGACGCGCAGCCCGAATTACCTTCAAAGCGGCTCGGAAAAACGATCTCAGTGGAGCTCGAAAGCGCGATCATGGCATGTCTGGAGAAGAGTCGCGCGAAGCGACCTCAAACGGCTCGCGATCTCGCGACCCTGCTCGACCGATGTGCTACATCGCGAAGCTGGACAATCGAAGAGGCTGATGCCTGGTGGGGACGCCACGAACGCTCGGCAGCGAGTGACGCATCGGGGACGGCATCGAGCGCGTCCCAATCGGCAGATACATCAGCGAGCCGCTCGGCTCCGGGTGCGTCCCGCACGGCAAGTTCCGGATTCGATCAGACCATTGCCGGGGGCAATGATCCTGCGAATTCCTAG
- a CDS encoding linear amide C-N hydrolase, translating to MFRSSRSLVFLCASLLTVISLVLSPMSHACTRAVYLGKEQQIVTGRTMDWKEDLLSDLWIFPQGMERDGGIGPGSFKWTSKYGSLIASVYNGGTADGMNEAGLVSNMLYLVESEYPPATDPRPGVSIAAWAQYVLDSFATVEEAVAELKKETFRMVPVIAPNGAAGTVHLSISDATGDSAIFEYVRGKLVVHHGKQYQVMTNSPVFDEQIALNKYWQQIGGTVMLPGTNRAADRFARASFYINACHQTANAREAVASVFSVMRNASVPLGISTPDQPNIASTIWRTVSDQKNKVYYFESTSSPSIIWVKLEKIDFSKTSGVRKLKLVGNPDLGGDQTANFEPAAPFKFLSPN from the coding sequence ATGTTCCGTTCCTCTCGCAGTCTCGTTTTTTTGTGCGCCAGCTTGCTGACAGTTATCAGCTTGGTCCTCTCCCCGATGAGTCATGCCTGCACACGGGCGGTCTACTTGGGAAAAGAACAGCAGATCGTCACGGGACGAACGATGGACTGGAAAGAAGACCTGCTGAGCGATCTCTGGATCTTCCCCCAAGGAATGGAGCGCGATGGAGGGATCGGACCAGGTTCTTTCAAGTGGACGAGCAAGTATGGCAGCCTCATTGCCTCGGTTTACAACGGTGGGACTGCGGATGGGATGAACGAAGCGGGACTGGTGTCCAACATGCTCTATCTCGTGGAGTCGGAATATCCACCTGCCACTGATCCCCGTCCCGGAGTTTCCATTGCAGCCTGGGCACAGTATGTCCTCGACAGTTTTGCCACGGTGGAGGAAGCGGTCGCCGAACTAAAAAAAGAGACGTTTCGCATGGTTCCGGTGATCGCTCCCAACGGTGCAGCAGGAACCGTCCATCTGTCGATCTCTGATGCCACTGGCGATTCGGCAATCTTCGAGTACGTCCGAGGGAAACTTGTCGTTCATCATGGGAAGCAATACCAGGTGATGACCAACTCCCCGGTTTTCGATGAGCAGATTGCTTTGAACAAGTACTGGCAACAGATTGGTGGAACAGTGATGCTTCCCGGTACCAATCGAGCCGCCGATCGCTTCGCGCGAGCTTCGTTCTACATCAATGCCTGCCATCAAACGGCAAATGCACGCGAAGCTGTGGCGAGTGTCTTCAGCGTCATGCGAAATGCGAGTGTTCCGCTCGGCATCAGCACCCCTGATCAGCCGAACATTGCTTCGACCATTTGGCGCACCGTGAGCGACCAAAAGAACAAGGTCTACTACTTTGAAAGCACCTCGAGTCCCAGCATCATCTGGGTGAAACTCGAAAAGATCGACTTCTCAAAGACGAGCGGCGTTCGGAAGCTCAAGCTCGTGGGAAATCCAGATCTTGGGGGAGATCAAACAGCCAACTTTGAGCCAGCTGCTCCGTTTAAGTTCCTAAGCCCCAACTAG
- a CDS encoding response regulator, translating to MQAPNHVLHVDDDVSYTRLVARRMKTLGYSVISLNDPRGIETHVTSLQIGIILLDLDMPWRHGLEVLESLRKMPGDRRVIVLSGCISVGTVINAMALGADYLFFKDRFDFSELADAIASLQSRRRQWFRGAQQTARHQRLNRLERDRRAAEPGENTLSESSTGEQAMWDAVASHDDTKSAAPKGSRSPESRQIQELIRKRMLTKAALGRAERIADQLTPTLLQLALSRGMLTPEDAIRIAIAGKKTEAAIARELLSQKLCTATEIRQLEHQQSLLRPPLITILSTLGEIPKTENTASNTSVLAI from the coding sequence ATGCAAGCTCCGAATCATGTTTTGCACGTGGATGACGATGTCAGTTACACCAGACTCGTGGCAAGGCGCATGAAAACGCTCGGCTACTCCGTTATCTCACTGAACGATCCTCGCGGTATCGAAACGCATGTCACTTCACTGCAAATAGGGATCATTCTTCTGGACCTCGATATGCCGTGGCGACATGGGCTCGAGGTGTTGGAATCGCTCCGAAAAATGCCCGGTGATCGACGTGTGATTGTGCTCAGCGGCTGTATTTCCGTTGGCACAGTGATCAACGCCATGGCACTGGGAGCTGACTATTTATTCTTCAAAGACAGATTCGATTTTTCGGAACTAGCAGATGCGATTGCCTCCCTGCAATCGCGCCGTCGTCAATGGTTTCGCGGGGCTCAGCAAACAGCTCGGCATCAACGTTTGAATCGCCTGGAGCGAGACCGACGGGCTGCTGAACCCGGTGAGAACACCCTCTCGGAAAGCAGTACGGGCGAGCAGGCGATGTGGGATGCAGTGGCCTCGCACGACGATACAAAGTCTGCCGCTCCGAAGGGCTCCCGCAGTCCCGAGAGTCGGCAGATTCAGGAGCTAATACGCAAACGCATGCTCACCAAGGCTGCCCTGGGACGGGCCGAGCGGATCGCCGATCAACTCACACCCACGCTGCTGCAGTTGGCACTGAGCCGTGGCATGCTGACACCCGAAGACGCGATTCGTATCGCGATCGCTGGGAAAAAAACAGAGGCTGCGATCGCCCGCGAACTACTGTCGCAAAAGCTTTGTACCGCGACAGAAATCCGGCAACTCGAGCATCAACAATCGCTCCTCAGGCCGCCGCTCATCACGATTCTCTCGACACTCGGCGAGATACCAAAAACTGAGAACACAGCCAGCAACACGTCGGTCCTGGCGATTTAA
- a CDS encoding chemotaxis protein CheA has translation MTEAFLQDEVLINEFVAESLEHLAQVENDLLSIESASTSSRTEIVNNVFRAVHSIKGAAGFLALHRINELAHALEEVLGALRDGKVESSSKLTDITLRAIDKLKSMLSDVHHQADVAVEEDVTALGHLLVPGSVVVGTSAPLATLVASTSCAEDPTADTLLAAEGISPDAIRDFLLESHENIDQIEHELQLLDRGTHNDQTIRSVFRSVHTMKGAAGFLGYKNLENVAHACENLLGQLRSGKLQWNATISAALSSTIDLFRELILTIEAKHHDRQIDVSVVKSQLARLSEGSELAASTPESLAVSVVTAAAVTPSSQSAQPAASSPMEEAASKPSGASVAESSIRVDVALLDRLMNCVGELVLARNQILQLTSNTGDRNFLSASQRLNLITSELQEGVMKTRMQPIGNAWSKFPRVVRDLAAQCGKRVELVMEGRETELDKTIIEAIKDPLTHLVRNSVDHGIEPSAERLAAGKPAEGTVTLRAFHEGGQVIIEVTDDGRGLNFPRIRAKALERGLITESQAAQLSDHDTAPLIFLPGFSTAEKVTHVSGRGVGMDVVKTNIERIGGHIDIQSQTGSSTTMKITIPLTLAIIPALIVSAEGDRFAIPQQSLVELVHISKSDSSRMIERIHHAPVYRLRGKLLPLVSLRSLLQLPERPEWDRAGAHDLSVVVLKANDSQFGLVVDTISDTEEIVVKPLSRHLQNLTMYAGATVMGDGRVALILDVLGLARYANVLTGKTISSEQTQPDGGASSATALETILVAEIASGRRVAIPISKVSRLEEFSVSKLENSDGRRVIQYRDQILPITALSRLLGEEARPLSEGKSMSVVVFEHQQTLLGIAVTRVIDVLETSLEMLHTSHRAGLSGSAIIQGAVTDLVDTDQLLRLAQTENSLLV, from the coding sequence ATGACCGAAGCATTTCTGCAAGACGAAGTTTTGATCAACGAGTTCGTGGCCGAGTCGCTTGAGCATTTAGCGCAAGTGGAAAACGACCTCCTCTCGATCGAGTCGGCCAGTACGTCGAGTCGAACGGAAATTGTGAACAACGTGTTTCGCGCAGTCCATTCCATCAAAGGGGCTGCCGGATTCCTTGCGCTTCACCGCATTAACGAACTGGCACATGCGCTTGAAGAAGTCCTTGGAGCGCTACGCGATGGTAAGGTCGAATCGTCGAGCAAGCTCACCGATATCACTCTCCGAGCGATCGACAAGCTCAAGTCCATGCTCAGCGACGTGCATCACCAGGCCGATGTTGCCGTCGAAGAGGATGTCACCGCACTTGGACACCTGCTCGTTCCGGGCTCAGTTGTCGTAGGCACCTCTGCTCCCCTAGCAACTTTGGTGGCGAGCACTTCTTGCGCGGAAGATCCAACAGCCGACACGCTTCTCGCTGCTGAAGGGATCAGCCCTGATGCGATCCGCGACTTTCTCCTCGAAAGCCACGAGAATATCGATCAAATCGAGCATGAGTTACAGCTCCTTGATCGGGGAACCCATAACGACCAAACGATCCGGAGCGTGTTTCGCTCGGTCCATACGATGAAAGGGGCCGCCGGATTCCTTGGGTACAAGAACCTCGAGAATGTGGCCCACGCTTGCGAAAATCTGCTTGGTCAACTCCGTTCTGGCAAGCTTCAGTGGAATGCCACCATCAGCGCTGCACTCTCCAGCACAATCGATCTGTTTCGCGAGTTGATCCTTACGATCGAGGCGAAACATCATGATCGGCAAATCGATGTGTCGGTCGTAAAGTCGCAGCTTGCAAGGCTGTCGGAGGGATCGGAATTGGCCGCATCCACTCCGGAATCGCTCGCCGTATCGGTCGTCACAGCGGCTGCAGTAACGCCATCCTCTCAATCGGCGCAGCCTGCTGCTTCATCGCCTATGGAAGAAGCCGCCAGCAAACCGTCGGGAGCGTCGGTTGCCGAAAGTTCGATTCGTGTCGATGTGGCACTCCTCGATCGGCTGATGAACTGCGTGGGCGAACTAGTACTCGCGCGGAACCAGATTCTGCAGCTAACGAGCAACACCGGCGATCGAAATTTCCTCAGCGCTTCGCAGCGACTGAATCTCATCACCAGCGAACTGCAAGAAGGGGTGATGAAGACTCGCATGCAGCCGATCGGAAATGCTTGGAGCAAGTTCCCTCGGGTGGTTCGTGATTTGGCGGCCCAATGTGGCAAACGTGTCGAGCTGGTGATGGAGGGGCGCGAGACTGAACTCGACAAAACGATTATCGAGGCGATCAAGGACCCTCTGACGCATCTAGTACGCAACAGCGTTGATCACGGAATCGAGCCCTCAGCTGAGCGACTCGCGGCTGGCAAGCCGGCTGAAGGAACCGTCACCCTCCGAGCATTCCACGAAGGAGGGCAAGTGATCATTGAGGTGACCGACGATGGTCGAGGCCTCAATTTCCCTCGCATTCGCGCTAAAGCGCTCGAGCGTGGACTGATTACCGAGTCGCAAGCTGCACAGCTAAGCGACCACGATACCGCGCCGCTGATTTTCCTTCCGGGCTTCTCGACTGCTGAAAAAGTGACGCATGTCTCCGGGCGTGGCGTTGGTATGGATGTTGTCAAAACGAACATCGAACGGATTGGAGGTCACATCGATATCCAGAGTCAAACGGGATCGAGTACCACCATGAAGATCACGATTCCTCTCACCCTAGCGATCATCCCGGCGCTGATCGTTTCGGCAGAAGGGGATCGATTTGCAATTCCTCAGCAGAGTCTCGTGGAACTGGTGCATATCTCGAAGTCCGATAGCAGCCGAATGATCGAGCGCATACATCACGCGCCGGTTTATCGCCTGCGCGGCAAGCTTCTTCCACTCGTATCACTCCGTTCATTGCTCCAGCTTCCGGAACGCCCTGAATGGGATCGAGCTGGTGCCCATGATCTGTCGGTGGTTGTTCTAAAAGCCAACGATTCGCAGTTCGGGTTGGTTGTCGACACGATCAGCGACACAGAAGAAATCGTGGTCAAGCCCCTTAGCCGTCATCTGCAGAATCTAACGATGTATGCCGGTGCAACGGTTATGGGCGATGGACGTGTCGCGCTGATTCTCGATGTCTTGGGACTTGCCCGCTACGCCAACGTACTCACGGGAAAAACGATCAGCTCCGAGCAAACGCAGCCCGATGGCGGGGCGTCTTCAGCAACCGCACTAGAAACCATTTTGGTGGCGGAAATCGCCTCCGGTAGGCGTGTGGCGATACCAATTAGCAAGGTGTCGCGACTCGAGGAGTTTAGTGTCTCGAAACTCGAGAACTCCGATGGTCGGCGCGTGATTCAGTACCGCGATCAAATCCTTCCGATCACCGCGCTCTCTCGACTCCTAGGGGAAGAGGCTCGGCCGCTGAGCGAGGGTAAATCGATGTCGGTTGTTGTTTTCGAGCACCAGCAGACGCTGCTGGGAATCGCTGTCACGCGCGTCATCGATGTGCTCGAAACCTCGCTCGAGATGCTGCATACCTCGCACCGCGCGGGGCTCTCGGGCTCAGCGATCATTCAAGGTGCAGTCACCGATCTGGTCGACACCGATCAGTTGCTGCGACTTGCTCAAACCGAAAACAGCTTGCTTGTTTAG
- a CDS encoding chemotaxis protein CheW has protein sequence MESNVQLCTFRVDDQLYGVEVHEVQEVLKSQPMTRIPLAPPYAQGLINLRGQLVLAIDLRKRLGLSTAKSDVPSMNVVVRSGDESVSLLVDRIGDVLTMDKSEFEPPPPNVTGSSRQLIAGAYKLQQELLLVLQTSTTLNFAAN, from the coding sequence ATGGAATCAAACGTTCAGCTTTGCACTTTTCGCGTCGACGACCAACTCTACGGCGTCGAAGTCCACGAGGTGCAAGAGGTCCTCAAATCACAGCCGATGACACGCATCCCGCTAGCCCCGCCGTATGCCCAGGGGCTGATTAACCTGCGAGGGCAACTGGTACTAGCGATCGATCTACGGAAACGTCTCGGCTTGTCGACAGCGAAATCGGATGTTCCATCGATGAACGTTGTGGTCCGTTCTGGCGATGAGTCGGTCAGCTTACTCGTCGATCGGATTGGGGATGTCTTGACGATGGATAAATCGGAGTTTGAACCACCACCGCCGAACGTTACAGGGAGTTCTCGGCAACTGATTGCGGGGGCCTACAAACTGCAGCAGGAGCTGCTGCTTGTCCTACAAACTTCCACCACCCTTAATTTTGCCGCGAATTAG
- a CDS encoding HAMP domain-containing methyl-accepting chemotaxis protein, producing MLHLSNISMRLKLLMLAGTFAAGFLAFAAVSFFTLSSVKINGTNYQKIIANKDLIADVLPPPMYVVEHLLVCHQIKEAKSEAERNDLLERLVVLERDCKAREKYWQESMPEGTLKTTLFSDAMRHGDAFFEVVKGEFIPAVKSGDSARVAAVFENSLNPTFTKHKTAIEQVVAQAAEQSSAEESRVAGLISSSTWTLTALCVLVFLGVTAFSVWMGSKISSQIRAIVEVVKEVASGNLNGNLVVHGTDELSQTAGAINKMIQDLKTQKQRELESAQRERQLAEEQQQRADLLQAQATSLLASVELAAQGDLTTEIEITSNDAVGQIGQGLNRFLADMRRNITAIAHNAQALAGASEELTSVSLQMNHNAQETANQANVVSSASEQVSQNSQSVATSIQEMNSTIREIAKNASDATRVASQAVTAAELANTSVTKLGDSSAEIGKVIDVITSIAEQTNLLALNATIEAARAGEAGKGFAVVANEVKELAKETARATEDIRQRIQTIQSDTGNAVSAIREIGGVINQINDISNTIATAVEEQTATTNEIQRSISETAQGSNDIACNIASVAQNAQSTTQGANDAQQAAAELARMASELQQLVSQFTFEKVNVPSRTAASTMVSARRSSALAADVATPVGTAT from the coding sequence ATGCTCCATTTGTCGAACATCTCGATGCGATTGAAACTGCTGATGCTGGCCGGAACTTTTGCAGCCGGTTTTTTAGCATTTGCCGCGGTCTCATTCTTCACGCTCAGTAGTGTGAAGATCAATGGAACGAACTATCAAAAGATCATCGCCAACAAAGATCTGATTGCCGATGTCCTGCCTCCTCCGATGTACGTTGTGGAACATTTGCTCGTCTGTCATCAGATTAAAGAGGCTAAATCGGAAGCCGAGCGCAATGATCTGCTCGAGCGCCTCGTGGTATTGGAACGGGACTGCAAGGCGCGTGAAAAGTATTGGCAAGAGAGTATGCCTGAAGGGACGCTCAAAACGACGCTATTTTCAGATGCCATGCGTCATGGTGACGCCTTCTTCGAGGTGGTGAAAGGGGAATTCATTCCAGCAGTAAAGTCAGGGGATAGTGCGCGGGTGGCTGCGGTGTTTGAAAACTCGCTCAACCCCACCTTCACCAAACACAAGACCGCGATCGAACAGGTGGTGGCTCAAGCGGCTGAGCAATCCTCGGCCGAAGAGAGTCGCGTAGCGGGACTGATCAGTTCGAGCACTTGGACCCTCACCGCTCTTTGCGTCCTTGTGTTTCTCGGTGTGACTGCCTTTTCGGTATGGATGGGGAGCAAAATCTCGTCGCAGATTCGGGCGATCGTCGAGGTGGTGAAAGAAGTTGCCAGCGGCAACCTGAATGGAAATCTAGTTGTACATGGAACCGATGAACTAAGCCAAACCGCAGGCGCGATCAACAAGATGATTCAAGACCTGAAGACGCAGAAGCAGCGCGAACTCGAAAGTGCTCAGCGCGAGCGCCAACTGGCCGAAGAGCAGCAGCAACGAGCCGATCTGCTGCAAGCACAAGCCACGTCGCTCCTGGCGAGCGTTGAGCTGGCAGCCCAAGGAGACTTGACGACCGAAATCGAAATCACCAGCAATGATGCCGTCGGACAGATTGGACAAGGGTTGAATCGATTCCTGGCCGATATGCGTCGGAACATCACAGCAATCGCTCACAACGCACAGGCTCTGGCCGGAGCATCGGAAGAGCTAACCAGTGTCAGCCTGCAGATGAATCACAACGCGCAGGAGACAGCCAACCAGGCCAACGTTGTTTCGAGTGCCTCGGAACAGGTGAGCCAGAACTCGCAGTCGGTCGCAACCAGTATTCAGGAAATGAACTCGACGATTCGCGAAATCGCCAAGAATGCGTCGGATGCCACACGAGTTGCCTCGCAGGCGGTCACGGCAGCTGAACTAGCCAATACCAGCGTGACTAAACTTGGCGATAGCTCGGCCGAAATTGGCAAAGTGATCGACGTGATTACCTCGATCGCTGAGCAGACGAACCTACTCGCGCTAAACGCCACGATCGAAGCTGCCCGTGCTGGTGAAGCGGGTAAGGGTTTTGCCGTGGTTGCCAACGAAGTGAAAGAACTGGCCAAGGAAACTGCTCGCGCCACGGAAGATATCCGCCAACGAATTCAAACGATTCAGTCGGACACCGGCAACGCTGTTTCGGCGATTCGCGAGATCGGTGGAGTGATCAATCAGATCAACGATATTTCGAACACGATCGCTACCGCCGTGGAAGAACAGACCGCCACGACGAACGAAATTCAGCGGAGCATTTCGGAAACAGCACAAGGGAGTAACGACATTGCCTGCAACATCGCCAGCGTGGCACAAAATGCTCAGAGCACCACGCAAGGGGCCAACGATGCGCAGCAGGCAGCAGCCGAGCTCGCCCGCATGGCGTCGGAGTTACAGCAGTTGGTGTCGCAGTTCACCTTTGAAAAAGTCAACGTTCCGAGCCGAACAGCAGCGTCGACAATGGTCTCCGCGCGGCGCTCGTCTGCTCTAGCTGCTGATGTAGCGACACCGGTTGGCACCGCCACCTGA
- a CDS encoding response regulator, translated as MVKALIVDDSRALRRMMGDLLRGLAIEVGEASNGREALQWLRANSLPNIALVDWNMPEMDGLEFLREVRRTPSLRQLPVMMVTTETEMDQMVRALAAGANEYLMKPFTQAMIAEKLQLLGILEEVS; from the coding sequence ATGGTAAAGGCATTAATCGTCGATGACTCGCGAGCTCTGCGTCGCATGATGGGAGACCTCCTTCGTGGACTTGCCATCGAAGTGGGGGAGGCTAGTAATGGCCGAGAAGCGCTGCAATGGTTGCGGGCCAACAGCCTCCCCAACATAGCGCTGGTGGACTGGAACATGCCCGAGATGGATGGGCTGGAATTCCTGCGAGAGGTCCGGCGGACTCCGAGTTTGCGTCAGCTACCAGTGATGATGGTGACGACCGAAACCGAGATGGATCAGATGGTACGTGCGCTCGCCGCCGGCGCTAACGAGTATCTCATGAAACCTTTTACGCAAGCAATGATTGCCGAGAAGTTACAACTCCTCGGCATCTTGGAAGAGGTGTCGTGA